The proteins below are encoded in one region of Nitrospira sp.:
- a CDS encoding myeloperoxidase translates to MSPRYSCATCGSLVTVLACSLLGGVHSSWAAGKDTVHVIRPTSPPGQDESFSRMFSGLPPFAAYSDDIKTQASKLGEKDGPVDAKDLLTDPIQSILDPAVFSPNNPDNPNMTAGVTFIGQFLDHDLTLDLKSQLSEQSDPRKTTNFRTAAFDLDSVYGDGPKKSPDLYDQSSGEIKFRVDSLPGAESVSRKGAPRFDLPRDAQNNAIIGDSRNDENVLISQFHLAMLRFHNAVIDHLRADPANSSRSPDQLFEDARRMVRWHYQWIVLHEFLPLTIGQERVDDLLQNGPKFYILGQRSGSSIFRNKNKDPMIPVEFTVSAYRFGHSQVRPSYRLNFGPDGGSPFFAFIFDDSIDPNATDPNDLRGGKRAPRRFVDWQTFFDFHDGNVRPNKKIDAKLSSPLFLLPGSRGPAPGLPTDGVQSLASRNIMRSVNFGIPSGQAIANVMGVTALTPAQLADLAPYGFDRSTPLWYYTLKEAELMEDGLRLGPVGSRIVGEVFIELLRADETSFLAVQPTWTPVLPSATPGDFRITDLLTFAGVVPPLN, encoded by the coding sequence ATGTCTCCACGGTATTCCTGCGCCACTTGCGGTAGTCTCGTGACCGTACTTGCATGTAGTCTCCTCGGTGGGGTCCACTCGTCGTGGGCTGCTGGGAAAGACACGGTCCACGTTATTCGCCCGACCTCTCCGCCAGGACAGGACGAATCGTTCAGCCGCATGTTTTCCGGCCTACCTCCCTTTGCTGCGTATTCGGACGACATCAAAACCCAAGCCAGCAAGCTTGGAGAGAAAGATGGTCCGGTCGACGCGAAAGATCTCTTGACCGATCCGATTCAGTCCATTCTCGATCCGGCTGTGTTCAGCCCCAATAATCCCGATAATCCGAACATGACGGCAGGCGTGACGTTTATCGGCCAGTTCCTGGATCACGATCTGACGCTCGATCTGAAATCACAGTTGTCGGAGCAGAGCGATCCTCGCAAGACGACCAATTTCCGCACCGCCGCGTTCGATCTGGACAGCGTGTACGGGGACGGCCCGAAGAAGTCGCCGGATCTCTACGATCAGAGTTCTGGGGAGATTAAATTCCGAGTGGACAGCCTTCCGGGCGCTGAAAGCGTCTCACGAAAGGGGGCACCTCGCTTCGACCTTCCCCGGGACGCGCAAAACAATGCGATCATCGGCGACAGTCGAAACGACGAAAACGTTCTCATCTCGCAATTCCATCTGGCCATGCTCCGGTTCCATAATGCAGTGATCGACCACCTGCGGGCGGATCCTGCCAACAGCAGTCGCTCTCCAGATCAGTTGTTCGAGGACGCGAGGCGCATGGTGCGCTGGCACTATCAGTGGATCGTCTTGCATGAGTTTCTTCCATTGACCATCGGACAGGAACGGGTCGATGACCTCCTCCAGAATGGTCCGAAATTCTATATTCTCGGTCAGCGTTCCGGTTCATCGATCTTTCGTAACAAAAACAAAGACCCGATGATCCCGGTCGAGTTTACCGTCTCAGCCTACCGCTTCGGACACTCACAAGTCCGTCCGAGCTACCGGCTCAATTTCGGGCCGGATGGCGGCTCACCATTCTTTGCGTTCATCTTTGATGATTCGATTGACCCCAACGCCACGGACCCCAATGACCTTCGAGGGGGTAAGCGCGCCCCGCGCCGTTTCGTAGATTGGCAGACATTTTTTGATTTCCACGACGGTAATGTGCGCCCGAACAAGAAAATCGACGCCAAACTATCGAGCCCCCTGTTCCTCCTGCCCGGCTCGCGCGGCCCTGCGCCGGGCCTGCCGACCGACGGGGTCCAGTCGCTGGCCTCGCGTAATATTATGCGCAGCGTGAATTTTGGAATTCCATCGGGGCAGGCCATTGCCAACGTGATGGGGGTGACCGCGCTGACCCCGGCTCAACTGGCCGATCTCGCCCCGTATGGGTTCGATCGCAGCACACCGCTGTGGTACTACACGCTGAAAGAGGCGGAGTTGATGGAGGATGGTCTTCGTTTGGGCCCCGTCGGGAGCCGTATCGTGGGAGAGGTGTTCATTGAGCTCCTGCGTGCCGACGAAACCTCTTTCCTGGCCGTACAACCGACTTGGACACCGGTGCTACCCTCCGCGACTCCCGGCGATTTCCGAATTACGGACCTGCTCACCTTTGCCGGCGTCGTCCCTCCGCTGAACTAG
- a CDS encoding YnbE family lipoprotein, translating into MRTCHRKGAAVRTRRIIRGCAVICVLALAGAIACTPKVEVTPSDKPITINLNVKIDHEIRVKVDKELDKVLSENSGLF; encoded by the coding sequence ATGAGGACATGTCACCGGAAGGGGGCAGCCGTGCGGACCAGACGAATAATCCGAGGGTGCGCGGTCATCTGCGTGCTGGCTCTGGCAGGGGCAATAGCCTGCACGCCGAAGGTGGAGGTGACCCCATCGGATAAGCCGATCACGATCAATCTGAATGTGAAAATCGATCACGAGATTCGGGTGAAGGTGGACAAGGAGCTGGATAAGGTGCTGTCGGAGAACAGTGGCCTTTTTTGA
- a CDS encoding sulfite oxidase-like oxidoreductase: MTEGPEGLHMDSNQRLTKAKEQWARARRGGEEREVFYEGDERLPPGQHLVETWPVLDLGHKPEISLDEWRLTVTGCVANPLSWTWKDFLAQPQFKDVSDFHCVTSWSRFDNEWEGVSFKHLLAVVKPLSMAKFVLFKSYDDYTTNLPLEVCDDDDVLLCRAWSGKPLTREHGGPVRVIVPKRYAWKGAKWVKDITFSDRDEKGFWEVRGYSNTALPWQNDRYG, encoded by the coding sequence ATGACCGAGGGACCGGAGGGACTGCACATGGACTCCAATCAACGACTGACCAAGGCGAAAGAGCAGTGGGCTCGAGCCCGCCGCGGGGGTGAGGAACGGGAGGTTTTTTACGAGGGAGATGAACGCCTTCCACCCGGCCAGCATCTGGTGGAGACCTGGCCGGTGCTCGACCTTGGTCACAAACCGGAGATCAGTCTCGATGAATGGCGGCTGACCGTCACAGGGTGTGTGGCGAATCCCTTAAGCTGGACGTGGAAAGATTTCCTGGCTCAGCCTCAATTCAAGGACGTCTCGGATTTTCATTGCGTGACCAGTTGGAGCCGTTTCGACAATGAATGGGAAGGCGTCAGCTTCAAGCATCTGCTGGCTGTCGTCAAACCCTTGAGCATGGCGAAGTTCGTGTTATTCAAATCCTACGACGACTATACGACGAATCTCCCGCTCGAAGTGTGCGACGATGACGACGTCTTACTTTGCCGGGCATGGAGCGGGAAACCCCTCACCCGTGAGCACGGAGGGCCGGTCCGTGTGATTGTCCCCAAGCGCTACGCGTGGAAGGGAGCCAAATGGGTAAAGGACATCACCTTCTCGGATCGCGATGAGAAGGGTTTTTGGGAGGTACGCGGCTACTCCAACACTGCCCTTCCCTGGCAGAACGACCGTTACGGTTGA
- a CDS encoding protein-tyrosine-phosphatase codes for MSHRILFLCTGNSARSQMAEALLPLIAGKDFETASAGTHPAGLNPLTVDVLREIGVDWQGQRSKHVQEFMGRPFDYVITVCDRAKESCPVLPGRHTLLHWSFDDPAAAPPATRLDEFRRVRNEIADRLCTFLMDDLNLVPGALRCYRC; via the coding sequence ATGTCCCACCGCATCCTCTTTCTCTGTACCGGCAACTCCGCACGCAGCCAGATGGCGGAAGCGCTCTTGCCGCTCATCGCTGGCAAGGATTTCGAAACCGCAAGCGCCGGCACTCATCCGGCTGGACTCAACCCTTTGACGGTGGACGTGCTTCGCGAAATTGGGGTCGACTGGCAAGGGCAGCGCTCCAAACATGTACAGGAGTTCATGGGGCGACCGTTTGACTACGTCATTACGGTGTGCGACCGAGCGAAGGAGAGTTGTCCGGTTCTTCCGGGGCGCCACACGCTGCTGCATTGGTCCTTCGATGATCCCGCCGCCGCGCCGCCTGCTACCCGCTTGGATGAATTCCGGCGCGTTCGCAATGAAATTGCCGATCGCCTCTGCACCTTCCTAATGGATGACCTGAATCTCGTGCCCGGCGCGCTACGCTGTTATCGGTGCTAG
- the arsB gene encoding arsenical-resistance protein, with protein MDATLSVSLPAQTTRRLNPFERYLSIWVGACILVGVLVGRTFPTLVSTLRSLEFGEGSHINLPIAVLIWLMIIPMMMKVDFTAIRNVGHRPGGLLITLFVNWVVKPFSMAFFAWGFFRYLFAAWVSPSEAEQYIAGCIILAAAPCTAMVFVWSYLTDGDPAYTLVQVSVNDLLMLGLFAPIIGLLVSSTSSLVVPYAVLWYSVLFFIVIPLATGTVLRMWLIRRHGPIWFEQTFLPHFAPVTISALLLTLVLIFAFQADNILGKPWHVALIATPIVLQVYLNASLTYGLMHAFRIRYAIAAPGALIGASNFFELAVATAIALFGPESGAALATVVGVLVEVPVMLSVCHVCNRTKQWFPSEAGSA; from the coding sequence ATGGATGCCACACTTTCTGTCTCACTGCCCGCCCAGACCACACGACGGCTCAATCCGTTCGAGAGATACCTTAGCATCTGGGTAGGTGCATGTATTCTCGTCGGGGTGCTTGTCGGCCGAACCTTTCCAACCCTCGTGAGCACACTACGGAGTCTGGAATTCGGCGAAGGGAGCCACATCAACCTGCCGATCGCAGTTCTCATCTGGCTCATGATCATACCGATGATGATGAAAGTCGATTTCACCGCGATCCGGAACGTTGGCCATCGTCCTGGAGGTCTGCTGATTACTTTGTTCGTCAACTGGGTGGTGAAGCCTTTCTCCATGGCATTCTTCGCCTGGGGGTTCTTCCGTTACCTGTTTGCCGCATGGGTTTCGCCCAGCGAAGCCGAGCAGTATATCGCGGGCTGCATCATTCTGGCCGCCGCCCCCTGTACTGCGATGGTGTTCGTCTGGAGCTATCTGACCGACGGCGATCCCGCCTATACACTCGTCCAGGTCTCAGTGAACGACCTGCTCATGCTGGGACTCTTCGCACCGATCATCGGACTCCTGGTCAGCAGTACTTCGTCTCTGGTCGTCCCCTACGCCGTGCTCTGGTATTCGGTCTTGTTCTTCATCGTGATCCCGCTCGCCACCGGCACAGTCCTTCGCATGTGGCTCATCCGGCGGCACGGTCCGATCTGGTTTGAGCAAACATTTCTGCCTCATTTCGCCCCGGTGACCATCTCGGCCCTGCTTCTCACGCTTGTCCTGATCTTTGCATTTCAAGCGGACAACATTCTCGGAAAGCCCTGGCACGTGGCGCTCATCGCCACGCCGATCGTACTGCAAGTCTATCTCAACGCGTCCCTCACGTATGGACTCATGCACGCATTCCGAATTCGCTATGCGATTGCCGCACCGGGGGCCTTGATCGGTGCCAGCAATTTCTTCGAACTAGCCGTCGCGACTGCCATTGCGTTGTTCGGCCCAGAATCAGGCGCCGCACTAGCCACGGTCGTGGGAGTCCTGGTGGAAGTTCCTGTGATGCTATCGGTCTGCCACGTTTGCAATCGAACGAAGCAGTGGTTTCCTTCAGAAGCGGGATCAGCGTAG
- a CDS encoding arsenite S-adenosylmethyltransferase has product MKTQPKAWEDIKAFVRSEYGQAARQANNGTATCCGSASSLVGDALDPITANLYHAEQTIGLPDDAVRASFGCGNPTMLVTIQTGATVLDLGSGGGIDVLLAARRVGPRGKVYGLDMTDEMLALARENQRKAGVTNVEFLKGDIEAIPLPDNSVDLIISNCVVNLSPDKDQVLKEAFRVLKPGGRLAISDIVIRGAMPKEIRHNVQLWAGCVAGALEETEYLEKLKAAGFDAGSLEPTRIYTADDAKEFLIGAGLDSHAVAKEIDGRIISGFVQAVKPKAAYSASRSCASR; this is encoded by the coding sequence ATGAAAACGCAACCGAAGGCATGGGAGGACATTAAAGCGTTTGTTCGAAGCGAATATGGTCAGGCCGCTCGCCAGGCGAATAACGGGACGGCCACATGCTGCGGCTCCGCCAGTTCACTCGTAGGCGATGCGCTGGACCCAATCACAGCCAATTTGTATCACGCGGAGCAAACCATCGGCTTACCGGATGACGCGGTTCGTGCCTCGTTTGGCTGTGGCAATCCGACCATGTTGGTCACGATCCAAACGGGCGCAACCGTTCTGGACCTAGGGTCGGGGGGAGGTATCGACGTGCTGCTGGCTGCGCGACGGGTGGGGCCAAGGGGCAAAGTATACGGCCTAGACATGACCGACGAGATGCTGGCATTGGCCCGGGAAAACCAACGTAAGGCCGGCGTTACGAATGTCGAATTTCTCAAGGGCGACATCGAGGCCATCCCCCTGCCGGATAATTCCGTGGACCTCATCATCTCGAACTGCGTGGTTAACCTCTCGCCCGATAAGGATCAGGTACTGAAAGAGGCTTTCCGCGTCCTAAAACCAGGCGGTCGCTTGGCCATCTCGGACATTGTGATTCGCGGCGCGATGCCAAAGGAGATCCGGCACAACGTACAACTGTGGGCGGGCTGTGTGGCTGGAGCGCTGGAAGAAACCGAGTACCTGGAGAAACTCAAGGCAGCCGGCTTTGATGCGGGAAGCTTAGAGCCGACCCGTATCTACACGGCTGATGACGCCAAGGAGTTCCTCATAGGCGCCGGGCTCGACAGTCACGCTGTCGCGAAAGAGATCGACGGGAGGATCATCAGCGGTTTTGTTCAAGCGGTGAAGCCGAAAGCCGCATATTCCGCATCCAGGAGTTGCGCGTCACGCTGA
- the arsR gene encoding transcriptional regulator — protein sequence MLSHASSREKAVQLFHALSDETRLAVLERLKMGEQCVCELMETMKASQSRLSFHLKVLKDAGLLQDRREGRWMYYSLNCEGLKELEELVTELKDNPAADRSSIACE from the coding sequence ATGCTGTCACATGCATCATCTCGCGAGAAGGCTGTTCAATTGTTTCATGCGCTGTCCGATGAGACACGGCTTGCGGTGCTTGAGCGTCTGAAGATGGGTGAACAGTGTGTCTGCGAACTCATGGAGACAATGAAGGCGTCACAATCGCGGCTGTCGTTCCATCTCAAGGTTCTCAAGGATGCTGGCCTTTTGCAGGATCGACGTGAGGGTCGTTGGATGTACTATTCGCTCAATTGCGAGGGATTGAAAGAACTGGAAGAACTAGTGACGGAGTTGAAGGACAACCCAGCGGCGGATCGTTCTTCGATCGCGTGCGAGTAG